The Hyphomicrobiales bacterium genomic interval GATACAATTCCACGGTGTAGATCCCTAACCCTCCTGCGCTCGTTGCAGAAGGACAATAGGTGGCCGGCTTTTACGCCGCCCGAAGCGGGACTATCCCGCCGCTACCGTGGCCGATTTTTGCACCGCCGCTTATACCCCAACGCTTACTTTCAACGCGCTGCCCTCAGATATGGGAGCACTTATGATTAGCTACGGTAATGCCTTTCATTAAATCAATTAATTTGACTTATGATGCAATAATGTGGCTGATACTTGTGAGCGGTCAATCCGCAGAGAGCCGCGCAGAGAGCGGCCCACAAAACTGGATCATTTGTGCGTCGAACAGGCTCACGCTCGCGACTAGCGAACTAGCGAACGTGTGGGCGTGCGAAGAATTGTGGGCGGCACTGCCACACCTCGGAGACGCAAACCGCTAGGGAGGATGAGATCATGCATATCGAAATGCCCCAGGCTACGGGACCAAAGCATTTAGATTCGCCAAGTAGACAACCCGTGGGAC includes:
- a CDS encoding hypothetical protein (Evidence 5 : Unknown function), translated to MADFCTAAYTPTLTFNALPSDMGALMISYGNAFH
- a CDS encoding hypothetical protein (Evidence 5 : Unknown function), with product MPFIKSINLTYDAIMWLILVSGQSAESRAESGPQNWIICASNRLTLATSELANVWACEELWAALPHLGDANR
- a CDS encoding hypothetical protein (Evidence 5 : Unknown function), which translates into the protein MWAALCAALCGLTAHKYQPHYCIISQIN